From Bacteroidia bacterium, the proteins below share one genomic window:
- a CDS encoding putative porin, whose protein sequence is MNIGVSNQDTTKNKKKSKKEIVKIDPFYATYQGVEGAGLEYDSLLWDFKGMQNYSPLFQQYFNVQSLGDIGLPYQPYIVNLVKQPGFLSGWNLYDGYLYNYNNTPYLRSFVPFTRLQYVQTKKEYIHLQGLHSQNITPGWNIALRFQTINNMGFYPNQKNSLRQFGFSSRYMDLSNRYYAQLGVSYNRMRMQENGGWADEANFDSLKGVNKSAQVRLNNSSNLFGNREYFFEQVYWLSGLYIKTSDTTRYFKPTLGIKHQSVFGKTMNVFESQGEDLTQFAAIYHDSLQTHDSSAFVQQTHSIGITNYLTDTSKFHFYAGAGIEILKVHYLNVGKFRPGNNLYAEANFRWNIFKQLILQAESRSYFIGYNAGDIQLNGTLQYSFLGPQHRLKKKRLPMENIAAKITMQNRTPGYLYQHYEGNHVKWSKDFVKEQVMYFEGGMSGNLKIVDWRIKIANTSIANTVFLGYGATPEQYNGITNQTELWFTFKFKFGGFHFTTNTIVQQPSNLTTGEILPTPAISTYNSIFYQQSLFKKALKLQVGIDVRWYSQFYAKAYDPTTRLFYLQARRIQGNYPLLDAFVGAEVKTFRLFVKLEHANYELMDGSFPDLYYSTPGYSLPPRRVAFGLQWKFYQ, encoded by the coding sequence GTGAACATTGGCGTATCAAATCAAGACACCACTAAAAACAAGAAAAAATCAAAAAAAGAGATTGTAAAAATTGATCCTTTTTATGCAACTTATCAGGGAGTAGAAGGAGCAGGACTCGAATATGACAGCCTGCTATGGGATTTTAAAGGAATGCAGAATTACAGCCCCCTTTTTCAGCAATATTTCAATGTGCAATCCTTAGGAGATATAGGCTTGCCTTATCAACCTTATATCGTGAATCTTGTAAAACAACCGGGATTTTTGTCCGGTTGGAACTTATATGATGGTTATCTCTACAATTATAACAACACACCATACCTTAGGAGCTTTGTCCCGTTTACCAGATTACAATACGTACAAACAAAAAAAGAATATATCCACCTGCAAGGCTTACACTCGCAAAATATTACGCCAGGTTGGAATATTGCACTTCGATTTCAAACCATCAACAATATGGGATTTTATCCCAATCAAAAAAACTCACTAAGGCAGTTTGGCTTTTCCAGTAGGTACATGGATTTGAGCAATCGGTATTATGCGCAATTGGGTGTGAGTTATAATCGAATGAGGATGCAAGAAAATGGCGGCTGGGCAGATGAAGCTAATTTCGACTCATTGAAAGGAGTGAATAAGAGTGCGCAAGTCCGACTTAACAATTCGTCCAACTTATTTGGAAACAGAGAATATTTTTTTGAACAAGTGTATTGGTTATCAGGTTTATATATCAAGACATCAGATACTACCCGATATTTTAAGCCTACACTTGGCATCAAACATCAATCAGTTTTTGGAAAAACAATGAATGTATTTGAATCTCAAGGTGAAGACCTGACGCAATTTGCTGCTATTTACCATGATTCTTTACAAACACATGACTCATCAGCATTTGTTCAACAAACTCATAGCATAGGAATCACTAATTATCTAACAGACACAAGCAAGTTTCACTTTTATGCTGGAGCAGGTATTGAGATATTAAAAGTTCATTATTTGAATGTTGGTAAATTCCGTCCTGGCAACAACCTGTATGCTGAAGCAAATTTTAGATGGAACATATTCAAACAGCTCATTCTGCAAGCAGAAAGCAGGAGCTATTTCATAGGCTATAATGCAGGAGATATTCAGCTCAACGGTACGCTTCAATATTCATTCTTAGGACCTCAACACAGGCTAAAGAAAAAGAGATTGCCTATGGAAAATATCGCTGCAAAAATCACGATGCAGAATCGCACCCCTGGCTACCTCTATCAACATTATGAAGGAAATCACGTGAAATGGAGCAAGGATTTTGTAAAAGAGCAAGTGATGTATTTTGAGGGAGGAATGTCAGGCAACTTAAAAATCGTTGATTGGAGAATAAAAATAGCAAACACAAGCATTGCAAACACTGTATTTTTAGGTTATGGCGCGACCCCTGAACAATACAATGGAATCACAAACCAAACCGAACTTTGGTTTACATTCAAATTCAAATTCGGTGGCTTTCATTTTACCACAAATACAATCGTGCAGCAGCCGAGCAATTTAACTACCGGAGAAATCCTCCCAACGCCTGCAATTTCTACCTATAACAGCATATTCTATCAGCAATCTTTATTTAAAAAAGCACTCAAACTGCAAGTAGGAATAGATGTCCGTTGGTATAGTCAATTTTATGCAAAAGCTTATGACCCAACAACACGCTTGTTTTATCTGCAAGCAAGACGAATTCAAGGAAACTACCCCTTGCTTGATGCATTTGTAGGAGCCGAAGTAAAAACATTCCGACTGTTTGTCAAACTTGAACATGCAAACTATGAATTAATGGATGGCTCGTTTCCAGATTTGTATTACTCTACCCCCGGCTATTCACTTCCTCCACGTAGAGTTGCGTTTGGACTTCAATGGAAATTTTACCAATAA
- a CDS encoding TIGR00366 family protein, producing MKQEKQQTDKLIAVFKKILPSPFTIAIVLTLITLIIAQLLTKPAHISHSSYFVQLVSSWENGLWDSSTGGLYFAFQMMLILVLGHILALTPAVDKLIKLLLQYCTSTASSVVIVSIGAISLGLINWGLGLIFGAIIARKVGEKFAKENKALNYGLVGAAAYSTMMVWHGGLSGSATTKSMELGYIPEMMKKAQLTGIYPESIPFNETIGSPLNISVAISCLILIPTVLYFIAKKSTSTSVPTFSEEFAHTLHDSKIPAEGAERLDFSKAFGMGLGISLLIYGGYQILTYQGESTLGFIQLNFINFIFLGLSLTLHKTIDKFSKALQIAIEDVSGILIQFPFYFGILAIMQSSGLITVLSNAITQIANAPTLPFFTFISAGLINIFVPSGGGQWAVQGPIIIETTQLLGSDLSKTILAMAYGDQWTNMLQPFWALPLLGITKLKPQQVLPYSVIVMLVGFIIFSVGLLV from the coding sequence ATGAAACAAGAAAAACAGCAAACAGACAAACTCATTGCAGTATTTAAAAAAATACTTCCCAGCCCTTTTACAATCGCAATTGTATTGACACTTATCACCCTGATTATTGCACAACTCCTTACCAAGCCTGCTCACATTTCACATAGTTCATATTTTGTTCAGTTAGTGAGTTCATGGGAAAACGGCTTATGGGATAGTTCCACAGGTGGTTTGTATTTCGCATTCCAGATGATGTTGATTTTGGTCTTAGGTCACATCCTTGCTTTAACACCTGCAGTTGACAAATTAATAAAACTTCTGCTTCAATACTGCACGTCCACTGCGTCAAGCGTGGTTATTGTGTCCATTGGTGCTATTTCATTAGGACTCATCAACTGGGGTTTGGGATTAATATTTGGGGCAATAATTGCACGAAAGGTTGGAGAGAAATTTGCTAAAGAAAACAAGGCACTCAACTATGGTTTAGTAGGTGCAGCAGCGTATTCCACAATGATGGTTTGGCATGGAGGATTGTCCGGCAGTGCTACTACCAAATCAATGGAATTGGGTTATATTCCTGAAATGATGAAAAAAGCCCAATTGACCGGCATTTATCCTGAGTCAATTCCTTTTAATGAAACGATTGGTTCGCCATTAAACATTTCGGTTGCAATCTCCTGTTTGATTCTAATTCCAACAGTCCTTTATTTCATTGCAAAAAAATCTACGAGCACAAGTGTCCCAACATTTTCGGAAGAATTTGCACATACATTACACGATTCAAAAATACCGGCTGAAGGTGCAGAACGTCTTGACTTCAGTAAAGCCTTTGGTATGGGATTAGGGATTAGTCTATTGATATATGGAGGATATCAAATTCTGACTTATCAAGGAGAAAGTACGCTTGGATTTATACAGCTAAATTTCATCAATTTCATATTCTTAGGATTGTCTTTAACCTTACATAAGACTATTGACAAATTTTCCAAAGCACTACAAATTGCCATTGAGGACGTTTCAGGTATCCTTATACAATTTCCATTTTATTTTGGGATTCTTGCCATCATGCAAAGCAGCGGACTGATTACGGTGCTTTCCAATGCAATTACTCAAATAGCCAATGCGCCTACCTTACCCTTCTTCACCTTTATCAGTGCGGGTTTGATTAATATTTTTGTTCCAAGTGGTGGAGGACAATGGGCAGTACAAGGTCCCATTATTATAGAAACCACTCAATTATTAGGGTCCGATTTGTCAAAAACAATACTGGCTATGGCTTATGGCGACCAATGGACTAACATGCTTCAACCATTTTGGGCATTGCCTCTATTGGGCATTACAAAACTCAAACCCCAACAAGTATTACCCTACAGTGTAATTGTAATGTTAGTTGGATTCATCATTTTTAGTGTTGGGTTGCTTGTGTAA
- a CDS encoding helix-turn-helix domain-containing protein, producing MDTELSNTNSLFELAFKYVNQTNCNLFVTGRAGTGKTTFLHHIVKNSLKKSVIAAPTGVAAINAGGVTIHSLFQLPFGLFLPDYQINNNPNPAVHINNRYSLLQHARMGSSKRKLLQEMELLIIDEVSMVKADTFDAMDTVLRHIRRRPDAPFGGVQLVCIGDLFQLPPVVKDNEWRLMSEFYKSPFFFDSLVAKEMKLVKIEFEKVYRQSNRSYISLLNRIRENRIEYEDLEDLNQNHYNPDFTPEPGENYITLCSHNATAEEINLQKLNALNSQEHYYEAEIEDDFNENMFPTPRVLILKKGAQIMFIKNDSGNDRKFYNGKLAIIDHIRSGEIWVKFENETELFKIPKVEWEHIRYNFNDKTRKIEEKKLGSFKQYPIKLAWAVTIHKSQGLTFERAVVDAGRSFSEGQVYVALSRLTSPEGLVLKTPIEPRSVRSSEQVVEFMEGISSEDELEEQLPEWQKEYLNHLVLDNFSFVKLEEAFTDFLNHLDDTKVPDRVLTERNARKWFARIVEIKKVADKFIHTLSHNILPQAKKDNYLHLASRVESATLYFVKELEEHILFSIAKYKADISKEKLTRKFSLLIQTLTEEVEIKRELIKSTHTLVSELSNQGNISQMLDKYYSGIVNVIKQISEEPNSPPVKAKKTEKGDSTRLTFTLFKSGKTMTDIATERGLALSTIEGHLASFVLTGELSPFELLDKEKVKELIALIKSNPDKTIGELKQAQGASYTFGEFRIAQNYWKYSLNLQKEAKSTD from the coding sequence ATGGATACAGAATTATCAAACACCAATTCCTTGTTTGAATTGGCTTTTAAATATGTCAACCAAACCAATTGCAATCTTTTTGTAACAGGTCGTGCAGGGACCGGAAAGACAACCTTTCTGCATCATATTGTTAAAAATTCACTAAAGAAAAGCGTGATAGCTGCCCCCACAGGGGTTGCTGCGATTAATGCAGGGGGCGTTACCATACATTCTCTTTTCCAATTACCTTTTGGATTATTCTTGCCCGATTACCAAATCAACAACAACCCCAATCCGGCAGTCCACATCAACAATCGTTACTCCCTGTTGCAACATGCACGAATGGGTTCAAGTAAACGCAAACTCTTGCAAGAGATGGAATTGCTCATTATTGACGAAGTGTCGATGGTCAAAGCAGATACATTTGATGCAATGGACACTGTGCTGAGACACATTCGCAGAAGACCTGATGCTCCATTTGGCGGAGTGCAACTTGTGTGCATTGGCGACCTTTTTCAGTTACCTCCAGTTGTCAAAGACAATGAATGGCGTTTGATGAGCGAATTTTACAAAAGCCCTTTTTTCTTTGATTCACTTGTGGCAAAAGAAATGAAGTTGGTTAAAATTGAGTTTGAAAAAGTGTATCGCCAAAGTAATCGCTCATATATTTCATTGCTAAATCGCATTCGCGAAAACCGCATTGAGTATGAAGATTTGGAAGATTTAAATCAAAATCATTACAATCCTGACTTCACACCCGAACCCGGTGAAAACTACATTACGCTTTGTTCACACAATGCTACTGCAGAAGAAATTAATCTTCAGAAACTGAATGCACTCAACTCCCAAGAGCATTACTATGAAGCAGAAATAGAAGATGATTTTAATGAAAACATGTTTCCTACTCCGAGAGTATTGATTCTCAAAAAAGGTGCTCAAATCATGTTTATCAAGAATGACAGTGGCAATGACAGAAAATTCTACAATGGGAAACTGGCAATAATTGATCATATACGGTCCGGGGAGATTTGGGTAAAATTCGAGAATGAAACCGAGCTGTTCAAAATCCCTAAAGTTGAATGGGAACATATTCGATATAACTTCAATGATAAGACTAGAAAAATTGAAGAAAAAAAACTTGGTTCTTTTAAACAATACCCCATCAAATTGGCTTGGGCAGTAACCATCCACAAAAGTCAAGGGCTGACTTTTGAACGTGCAGTGGTTGATGCAGGGCGTTCTTTTTCAGAAGGTCAAGTGTATGTTGCTTTGAGCCGCCTTACCTCTCCTGAAGGATTGGTATTAAAGACCCCTATCGAACCAAGAAGTGTAAGAAGCAGCGAACAAGTAGTTGAATTTATGGAAGGTATTAGCTCCGAAGATGAATTAGAAGAACAATTACCCGAATGGCAAAAGGAGTACCTGAATCATCTTGTATTGGACAACTTTAGTTTTGTAAAATTAGAAGAAGCCTTTACTGACTTTCTCAATCACCTTGACGACACCAAGGTTCCCGACAGGGTATTAACAGAGCGTAATGCACGAAAGTGGTTTGCCCGCATTGTCGAAATAAAAAAAGTGGCGGATAAATTTATTCATACACTTTCACATAACATTCTGCCTCAAGCTAAAAAAGACAACTACCTTCATCTTGCAAGCAGAGTTGAATCAGCTACTCTATACTTTGTGAAAGAATTAGAAGAACACATTCTATTTTCGATTGCAAAATACAAAGCAGATATCAGTAAAGAAAAACTTACCCGCAAATTCAGCTTGCTTATACAAACACTCACTGAAGAAGTAGAAATAAAAAGGGAGTTAATCAAATCCACACACACGCTTGTTTCGGAATTATCGAATCAAGGAAATATTTCTCAGATGCTGGACAAGTACTATAGCGGCATTGTCAATGTAATCAAACAGATTAGCGAAGAACCAAATTCACCACCGGTAAAAGCAAAAAAAACAGAAAAAGGAGACAGCACCAGACTAACCTTTACGTTGTTCAAATCCGGCAAGACAATGACTGATATTGCAACAGAACGCGGATTGGCTTTGAGTACGATTGAAGGTCATTTAGCGAGTTTTGTATTAACCGGAGAATTATCTCCTTTTGAGTTATTAGATAAAGAAAAAGTGAAGGAGTTAATTGCATTGATAAAATCAAACCCTGACAAAACTATTGGCGAGTTAAAGCAAGCGCAAGGTGCATCATATACATTTGGAGAATTTCGCATAGCGCAGAACTATTGGAAATATTCGCTCAACCTACAAAAAGAAGCAAAATCCACTGATTAG
- the dtd gene encoding D-aminoacyl-tRNA deacylase: MRVLIQRVSRASVLVEQKHVGSINQGLLLFVGIEEDDTLDDIQYLTSKITQLRIFSDSEGKMNLSVKDISGSMLAVSQFTLHAMTKKGNRPSFIKAAKPIVSEPLFHTFVNNLRDFSGLEVQTGVFGADMQVHLVNDGPVTIWIDSKNKE; the protein is encoded by the coding sequence ATGAGGGTACTGATACAGAGAGTAAGTAGAGCATCTGTATTGGTTGAACAAAAACATGTCGGTAGTATTAACCAAGGGCTTTTACTTTTTGTTGGCATTGAAGAAGACGACACTTTAGATGACATTCAGTATCTAACATCAAAAATTACACAATTAAGAATCTTTTCTGACTCAGAGGGAAAAATGAACTTATCTGTAAAAGACATAAGCGGGAGTATGCTTGCCGTCAGCCAATTCACACTTCATGCTATGACAAAAAAGGGAAACAGACCCTCATTTATCAAAGCAGCCAAACCCATTGTTTCAGAACCATTATTTCATACTTTTGTCAATAATCTAAGAGATTTTTCAGGACTGGAAGTGCAAACAGGCGTTTTTGGTGCAGACATGCAAGTACACTTAGTAAACGATGGACCTGTAACAATCTGGATAGACAGTAAGAACAAAGAATAA
- the queG gene encoding tRNA epoxyqueuosine(34) reductase QueG, which produces MQADKASQLIKQWATEAGFMLCGIVKAEQLDTEAVTLEKWLNKGYHGKMSWIENYFDMRIDPRKLVPGAKSVICLAYNYFPENALPEDGVKIARYAYGKDYHYVIKNKMAEITKKMQKELGDFVFRVFTDSAPILESSWAGRAGLGWVGKNTILINKQHGSFFLLAEIICDLDLEYDIPYTKDYCGTCTACIDACPTEAILPDKTLNAQRCISYLTIELKEEIPTEFRTKMEDWVFGCDVCQEVCPWNRFSSKHNEPEFNPHEQLFHLSKQDWLELTEDIYKEIFRKSAVKRAGYSKLFSSIKLVKHSE; this is translated from the coding sequence ATGCAAGCTGACAAAGCATCCCAACTTATAAAACAATGGGCTACAGAAGCCGGGTTTATGCTGTGCGGCATAGTTAAAGCAGAACAATTAGACACTGAAGCTGTTACCCTTGAAAAATGGCTCAACAAGGGATATCATGGTAAAATGAGCTGGATTGAGAACTATTTTGATATGCGCATTGACCCAAGAAAATTAGTTCCCGGAGCCAAGTCTGTAATTTGTTTAGCATATAATTATTTTCCGGAAAATGCACTCCCAGAAGACGGAGTGAAGATTGCCAGATATGCTTATGGCAAAGACTATCATTATGTTATTAAAAACAAAATGGCAGAAATCACAAAGAAAATGCAAAAGGAACTTGGGGATTTTGTATTTAGAGTATTTACTGACTCTGCACCGATTTTAGAATCCTCTTGGGCAGGACGTGCAGGTTTAGGATGGGTTGGAAAAAACACCATTTTAATCAATAAACAACATGGCTCTTTTTTTCTGTTGGCTGAAATTATTTGTGATTTGGATTTGGAGTATGATATCCCCTATACCAAAGATTATTGTGGAACATGCACCGCTTGCATTGATGCTTGTCCAACGGAAGCAATATTGCCGGACAAAACTTTGAATGCCCAACGATGTATTTCTTATTTGACCATAGAGCTTAAAGAAGAAATTCCCACTGAGTTTAGAACCAAAATGGAAGATTGGGTTTTTGGCTGTGACGTTTGCCAAGAAGTGTGTCCCTGGAATAGATTTTCAAGTAAACACAATGAACCTGAATTCAATCCACACGAACAATTATTCCATCTTTCAAAGCAGGATTGGTTAGAATTAACCGAAGATATTTACAAAGAAATATTCAGAAAATCAGCGGTAAAACGTGCCGGATACTCAAAACTGTTCTCAAGTATTAAACTTGTGAAACACTCAGAATAA
- a CDS encoding outer membrane beta-barrel protein has protein sequence MKSFLKILFPIFFILSLSTQVNAQKKKDIIYEHASIGLSIVPTLHGGFLSMPNASADLKDSLRKADRLKNVLDFGAQFRFKTGRDWIVTTGIYYSNKGLTRVKEPVNFLDVIHDNMPEGKVKITDDMQGFTRQIYYKINYHFLEIPLLFGKDFTPKRMKNEEVRLSWFFGGSLDGLIKHDMKIEFRGFEPYGMSDYTLNKKETALKPFIVNMSAIIGARIDVDLYPKMRIYLQPNLRKQFFFASYGIEKHHLYSMSAEVGISYDVSTKRKDKTL, from the coding sequence ATGAAATCATTTCTTAAAATCCTATTCCCTATATTTTTCATTCTCAGTCTTTCAACCCAAGTAAATGCACAAAAGAAAAAAGATATTATATATGAACATGCTTCCATAGGCTTATCAATCGTTCCAACATTGCATGGCGGTTTTCTTTCTATGCCAAACGCAAGCGCAGATTTAAAAGATTCTCTTAGAAAAGCAGACCGGTTAAAAAATGTGCTTGACTTTGGAGCTCAATTTCGTTTTAAAACCGGTAGAGATTGGATTGTAACTACGGGCATTTATTATAGCAACAAAGGGTTGACCAGAGTAAAAGAGCCGGTGAACTTCTTAGATGTGATTCACGACAATATGCCGGAAGGAAAAGTCAAGATAACTGATGACATGCAGGGCTTTACAAGACAAATCTATTACAAAATCAACTACCACTTTTTGGAGATTCCATTGCTCTTTGGCAAAGATTTCACCCCAAAGAGAATGAAAAATGAAGAAGTGAGACTTTCATGGTTTTTCGGAGGTTCATTAGACGGGTTAATCAAGCATGACATGAAAATAGAGTTCAGAGGTTTTGAGCCTTATGGCATGAGCGATTACACCTTGAATAAAAAAGAAACTGCTCTAAAACCTTTTATTGTCAACATGTCTGCCATCATTGGGGCAAGAATAGATGTAGATTTATATCCTAAAATGCGGATTTACTTACAACCCAACCTGCGCAAACAATTCTTTTTTGCCAGCTACGGTATAGAAAAACACCACTTGTATTCCATGAGTGCTGAGGTAGGAATCAGTTATGATGTCAGTACAAAGAGAAAAGATAAAACTCTATGA
- a CDS encoding thioredoxin family protein encodes MMRTFGYIFATAALIGLAFVTVPNISSTNRTNKENDTHLQGAHGVQFQKITFAQALQKSKTENKLIFMNVYAVWCGPCKLLKDRTFQSDKVANLLNSNFINIDVDAEKGEGIELAQRYNVEAHPLMLLINSEGKVVKSILGYRKDNQLVDEVKDFVRK; translated from the coding sequence ATGATGAGGACTTTTGGATATATTTTTGCGACAGCAGCTTTGATTGGATTGGCATTTGTAACTGTTCCCAACATTAGTTCTACTAATAGAACGAACAAAGAAAATGATACACACCTTCAGGGTGCGCACGGAGTACAATTTCAAAAAATCACATTTGCACAAGCATTACAGAAGTCTAAAACAGAGAATAAACTCATTTTTATGAATGTGTATGCAGTTTGGTGTGGACCGTGTAAATTATTAAAAGATAGGACATTTCAATCTGATAAAGTTGCTAATCTACTGAATAGCAATTTTATCAATATAGATGTGGATGCAGAGAAAGGAGAAGGGATAGAACTTGCACAGCGATATAATGTAGAAGCTCATCCTTTAATGTTGCTAATCAATTCAGAGGGAAAAGTAGTGAAAAGTATCTTGGGATACCGAAAAGACAACCAGTTGGTTGATGAAGTAAAAGACTTTGTTAGGAAATAG
- a CDS encoding OmpA family protein, giving the protein MRQYLRIPLLLLLFLAFTDCSAQKRGGDDNMPSKHESQGLRYYQMGEYNKALEQFKAGLKKEPESKSLLNMVSAIYQELNDHESAIPYLKQLTQFHPDYANGYLFLAQSQYMMMQYKEAKLSLDTFYKGKDLRPDNVKQADKMSKSITFAINAKDHPLDITFENLGSNINSKHLEYWPGFTIDESVFIFTRQDSYGEDIYMSRKSGEEWGKAFPLPGDVNTPNNEGNVSITADGKYIFYTACNRPDGYGGCDIYLSIMNPDGTFSKPRIVRPPLNSGAWESQPCISPDGMTIYFASNREGGYGGIDIWKAEWKGSNFGNPVNLGPEINTDGDDQAPFIHPDGKTLYFSSNGRDETMGGPDLYISRFDGKKWSKPENMGYPINTSGEEFGMIVDRMGEYAYVSSDRKGGYGGRDLYRFKLPKDKKPEPVSYVKGKVYDKITRKPLAATVELIDLKTGNSIKTVTTDSIAGEFLIVLSKNQDYMFNIDRKDYLFYSDNFRLTEGTIDKPFLVEAPLVKPEKGSTIVLHNIFFDTDKFILKPESKAELQKLFELMNRFPDMIIEIGGHTDNTGNKEHNKKLSENRAKAVLEYLVEMGIRRNRLTAMGYADEVPMMSNETEAGRAQNRRTEIKIISNN; this is encoded by the coding sequence ATGCGCCAATATTTAAGAATTCCATTATTACTACTCTTGTTTTTAGCCTTCACTGATTGCAGTGCACAAAAAAGAGGCGGAGATGACAACATGCCGAGCAAGCACGAATCACAAGGCTTGCGCTATTATCAAATGGGTGAATATAACAAGGCATTGGAACAATTTAAAGCAGGGTTAAAAAAAGAACCTGAAAGCAAAAGCTTGCTGAATATGGTTAGCGCAATTTATCAAGAACTCAATGACCATGAGAGTGCCATTCCATATTTAAAGCAACTCACGCAATTTCATCCTGACTACGCAAATGGATATTTATTCCTTGCACAATCTCAATATATGATGATGCAATACAAGGAGGCAAAACTAAGCTTGGATACTTTTTATAAAGGGAAAGACCTACGCCCTGACAATGTGAAACAGGCAGACAAGATGAGTAAATCAATCACATTTGCCATCAATGCAAAGGATCATCCTTTGGATATTACATTTGAAAATTTGGGTAGCAATATCAACTCAAAGCATCTTGAATATTGGCCCGGCTTCACTATTGACGAATCGGTATTTATCTTTACCCGTCAAGATAGTTATGGAGAAGATATCTATATGAGCAGGAAATCCGGTGAAGAATGGGGCAAAGCGTTCCCTTTACCCGGAGATGTTAACACACCCAATAACGAAGGCAATGTGTCAATTACAGCCGATGGTAAATATATATTTTATACTGCTTGTAACAGACCTGACGGATATGGCGGTTGCGACATCTATTTATCCATTATGAATCCGGACGGAACTTTTAGCAAACCCAGAATTGTCCGCCCGCCATTAAATTCCGGTGCTTGGGAATCCCAGCCTTGTATTTCTCCTGATGGCATGACAATATATTTTGCAAGCAATCGCGAAGGAGGATACGGAGGAATTGATATTTGGAAGGCAGAATGGAAAGGGTCAAATTTTGGTAATCCCGTAAATTTAGGTCCTGAAATCAATACAGATGGTGATGACCAAGCACCCTTTATTCACCCTGATGGTAAAACCCTTTATTTTTCATCAAACGGAAGAGATGAAACAATGGGCGGTCCTGACTTGTATATTTCCCGCTTTGACGGTAAAAAATGGTCTAAACCGGAGAACATGGGTTATCCAATTAACACATCAGGAGAAGAGTTTGGAATGATTGTAGATAGGATGGGTGAATACGCATATGTCAGCTCGGATAGAAAAGGAGGTTATGGAGGAAGAGACCTTTATCGATTTAAATTACCAAAAGACAAAAAACCCGAACCTGTCAGCTATGTTAAAGGAAAGGTGTATGACAAGATTACACGCAAACCGCTAGCTGCAACAGTTGAACTCATTGATTTAAAAACCGGCAACTCAATCAAGACAGTAACTACGGATTCAATTGCAGGAGAATTCTTGATTGTGCTGTCCAAGAATCAAGATTACATGTTTAACATTGACAGAAAAGACTATCTATTTTATTCAGACAATTTCAGACTGACCGAAGGCACAATAGACAAACCGTTCTTGGTGGAAGCACCACTTGTCAAACCCGAAAAAGGTAGCACTATAGTGTTACACAACATATTCTTTGACACTGATAAGTTTATTCTCAAACCGGAATCAAAGGCAGAATTACAAAAACTTTTTGAATTAATGAATCGTTTCCCCGATATGATCATTGAAATTGGAGGACACACCGACAACACCGGCAACAAGGAGCACAATAAGAAATTGTCTGAAAATCGCGCCAAAGCTGTGTTGGAATACTTAGTAGAAATGGGGATAAGGCGCAACAGACTTACCGCAATGGGATATGCAGACGAAGTCCCAATGATGTCAAATGAAACAGAAGCAGGACGTGCTCAAAATCGAAGAACAGAGATAAAAATTATCTCTAACAACTAA